In a single window of the Halomicroarcula saliterrae genome:
- a CDS encoding DEAD/DEAH box helicase has product MSDGARQGEDAFTELGRAVRSALSERGFSTPTEPQRKAIPTLARGRDALVVAPTGTGKTETAMLPVLDSLATEDDRFGIGALYVTPLRALNRDMRERLDWWGETLGLDVDVRHGDTTDYRRSQQADDPPDVLVTTPETLQAMLTGSKLRVALEDVEHVVVDEVHELAAAKRGAQLTAGLERLREVAGEFQRIGLSATVGDPEAVGQFLTGGRPCSTIEVDIGSRLDVSVVRPTVTDRDERLSSELVTDAETASHVRYIDELITDHDSVLVFVNTRQTAEALGSRFKELGTDLGVHHGSLSKEARIEVEDQFKAGELDALLCTSSMELGIDVGRVDHVVQYGSPRQVSRLVQRVGRAGHRRDQVSAGTVVTTHADDTLEALAIARQARAGDVEPAGIHDGSLDTVANQIAGLVMDTGEISAMAAYEILRRAYPFRDLTESQFKSVVRELARNDVVWLDEDRDRLEKRRGTWQYFYQNLSMIPDEATYDVEDVASGTQVGTLDERFVVNFATPGEVFVQRGEMWRITTIDEDEETVTVSPIEDPAGEVPSWTGSEIPVPKAVAQEVGELRRVAGQQLQDGAPVESVASHVAARYDADAGTVADGLDQLAGHDAPIPDEDTVVVEFHGREVVVNACQGHKINETLGRVLSALLGQRAGSSVAMEVDPYRIELEIPRQITAGDVVEVLRETDPDHLPALVELSLKNADALKFKLAQVATKFGSLKRWRGRGSTNFGRDRLLAALEDTPMYEEALREVRHEDLAIDATADLLAALQSGRIALETVSEHTPIGTGGRTAGRELLSPENADASVIRTVRERIQSDRVILLCLHCKEWDRRQQVGRVRDQPECPTCGSTRIAALNPWADEVVAAVRADGKDEEQERMTERAYRAGSLVQTHGKRAVVALAARGVGPHNAARIINRLREDEDEFYRDILRQEREYARTQSFWD; this is encoded by the coding sequence ATGAGCGACGGCGCGAGACAGGGAGAGGACGCCTTCACCGAACTCGGCCGGGCGGTCCGCAGCGCGCTCTCCGAGCGGGGGTTCTCCACGCCGACCGAACCCCAGCGGAAGGCTATCCCGACGCTGGCCCGCGGGCGAGACGCCCTCGTCGTCGCACCCACCGGCACCGGGAAGACCGAGACCGCGATGCTCCCGGTCCTCGACTCCCTCGCCACCGAAGACGACCGGTTCGGCATCGGCGCGCTCTACGTCACGCCGCTGCGGGCGCTGAACCGCGATATGCGGGAGCGCCTCGACTGGTGGGGCGAGACCCTTGGCCTCGACGTGGACGTCCGCCACGGCGACACCACGGACTACCGACGGAGTCAGCAGGCCGACGACCCGCCAGACGTGCTCGTGACGACGCCGGAGACGCTGCAGGCGATGCTCACGGGGTCGAAGCTCCGGGTCGCACTCGAAGACGTCGAGCACGTCGTCGTCGACGAGGTCCACGAACTCGCCGCCGCGAAACGGGGCGCACAGCTGACCGCGGGGCTCGAACGACTCCGGGAGGTGGCCGGCGAGTTCCAGCGAATCGGCCTCTCGGCGACCGTCGGTGACCCCGAGGCCGTCGGGCAGTTCCTCACTGGGGGCCGGCCCTGTTCGACAATCGAGGTCGATATCGGCAGCCGTCTGGACGTGTCTGTGGTCCGCCCGACGGTGACCGACCGGGACGAGCGCCTCTCCAGCGAACTCGTCACGGACGCCGAGACGGCCAGTCACGTCCGCTACATCGACGAGCTGATCACGGACCACGACTCCGTGCTGGTGTTTGTCAACACACGACAGACTGCGGAGGCGCTCGGCTCCCGGTTCAAGGAACTCGGAACGGACCTGGGCGTCCATCACGGCTCGCTCTCGAAGGAAGCCCGCATCGAGGTCGAAGACCAGTTCAAGGCCGGCGAGCTCGACGCCCTGCTGTGTACCTCTTCGATGGAGCTCGGTATCGACGTGGGGCGGGTCGACCACGTCGTCCAGTACGGCAGCCCGCGGCAGGTCTCGCGGCTGGTCCAGCGGGTCGGCCGCGCGGGCCACCGCCGTGACCAGGTCTCCGCGGGTACCGTCGTCACGACTCACGCCGACGACACGCTGGAGGCGCTGGCCATCGCCAGGCAGGCCCGCGCCGGCGACGTCGAACCCGCCGGTATCCACGACGGGAGCCTCGACACCGTCGCTAACCAGATCGCCGGGCTGGTGATGGACACCGGCGAGATATCCGCGATGGCGGCCTACGAGATACTGCGTCGCGCCTACCCGTTCCGTGACCTCACCGAGAGCCAGTTCAAGTCCGTCGTCCGCGAACTCGCCCGGAACGACGTCGTCTGGCTGGACGAGGACCGGGATCGGCTGGAGAAGCGCCGCGGGACCTGGCAGTACTTCTACCAGAACCTCTCGATGATACCCGACGAGGCGACCTACGACGTGGAGGACGTGGCCTCCGGCACCCAGGTCGGAACCCTGGACGAGCGGTTCGTCGTCAACTTCGCGACCCCCGGTGAGGTGTTCGTCCAGCGCGGGGAGATGTGGCGCATCACCACCATCGACGAGGACGAAGAGACCGTGACGGTCTCGCCTATCGAGGACCCCGCGGGCGAGGTGCCCTCCTGGACGGGGTCCGAGATTCCGGTCCCGAAAGCCGTCGCTCAGGAGGTCGGCGAGCTCCGCCGGGTGGCCGGACAGCAGCTGCAGGACGGCGCGCCGGTGGAGTCGGTGGCGAGCCACGTGGCAGCCCGGTACGACGCCGACGCCGGGACCGTCGCTGACGGGCTCGACCAGCTGGCGGGCCACGACGCGCCGATTCCGGACGAGGACACCGTCGTCGTCGAGTTCCACGGCCGGGAGGTCGTCGTCAACGCCTGTCAGGGCCACAAGATAAACGAGACGCTGGGTCGCGTCCTGTCGGCGCTGCTGGGCCAGCGGGCCGGCTCCTCGGTCGCGATGGAGGTCGACCCCTACCGCATCGAACTGGAGATACCCCGCCAGATCACGGCCGGCGACGTGGTCGAGGTCCTCCGGGAGACCGACCCCGACCACCTCCCAGCGCTGGTGGAGCTGAGCCTGAAAAACGCCGACGCCCTGAAGTTCAAGCTCGCGCAGGTCGCCACGAAGTTCGGCTCGCTGAAGCGCTGGCGGGGTCGGGGGTCGACGAATTTCGGCCGGGACCGCCTGCTCGCCGCACTGGAGGACACGCCGATGTACGAGGAGGCCCTGCGGGAGGTCCGCCACGAGGACCTCGCTATCGACGCGACGGCCGACCTGCTCGCTGCCCTGCAGTCCGGCCGGATAGCCCTGGAGACGGTGAGCGAACACACGCCCATCGGCACCGGCGGTCGCACCGCCGGCCGGGAGCTGCTCTCGCCCGAGAACGCCGACGCCTCCGTCATCCGCACCGTCAGGGAGCGCATCCAGAGCGACCGCGTCATCCTGCTGTGTCTGCACTGCAAGGAGTGGGACCGCCGCCAGCAGGTCGGCCGCGTGCGCGACCAGCCCGAGTGTCCGACGTGTGGCTCTACCCGCATCGCCGCGCTGAACCCCTGGGCGGACGAGGTGGTCGCGGCGGTGCGCGCCGACGGGAAAGACGAGGAACAGGAGCGGATGACCGAGCGGGCCTACCGGGCGGGCTCGCTCGTCCAGACCCACGGGAAGCGCGCCGTCGTGGCGCTCGCGGCCCGCGGTGTCGGCCCGCACAACGCCGCTCGCATCATCAACCGCCTTCGGGAGGACGAAGACGAGTTCTACCGGGACATTCTCAGACAGGAGCGCGAGTACGCGCGAACACAGTCGTTCTGGGATTGA